From the genome of Leptospira saintgironsiae, one region includes:
- a CDS encoding carbohydrate-binding module 48 encodes MVHKAKAVALLTLILTFALAAEDAEDWIGAFRSVDYEEGEEALPEEKIYYFWQLENLRKAVPPRFIRFVDTFSALKTGKLLNRGVLFSYEGLANDEVSVCGEFSHWQCVSLQKNDKGIFYGVVDIHGDQLYEAKPAYEYKFKVDGIFTHDPENSDTVEDGEGSLVSRIAFREGGPNKQTSTRVLEDSPYEEKEFRTVEFRIYQPQAESVSLIGDFNHWDPESDFLIKERNGTFRVVKKLKPGEYQYNFLVDGKIVVDTYNPLTVLREDTGEISSALLVPTRTGVLERKKIDP; translated from the coding sequence ATGGTGCATAAAGCCAAGGCAGTTGCCTTACTTACCTTAATATTGACCTTCGCGCTTGCTGCGGAGGACGCGGAAGATTGGATCGGAGCCTTTCGATCAGTGGATTATGAGGAAGGAGAAGAAGCCCTTCCCGAAGAAAAAATTTATTATTTCTGGCAATTGGAAAATTTGAGAAAGGCTGTCCCGCCTAGATTCATCAGATTTGTGGATACTTTCTCTGCTTTAAAGACCGGAAAATTATTAAACCGCGGAGTTTTATTCAGTTACGAAGGTCTTGCAAACGACGAGGTAAGCGTTTGTGGAGAATTCAGTCACTGGCAATGTGTTTCCTTACAGAAGAATGATAAGGGAATCTTTTACGGAGTAGTGGATATCCACGGAGACCAACTCTATGAAGCTAAACCTGCTTATGAATACAAGTTCAAGGTTGACGGCATATTTACACATGATCCTGAAAACTCAGACACTGTAGAAGATGGAGAAGGTTCCTTAGTTTCCAGGATCGCATTCAGAGAAGGTGGACCTAATAAACAAACAAGTACCAGGGTCTTAGAAGATTCTCCTTACGAAGAAAAAGAATTTAGAACTGTAGAATTCAGAATTTATCAACCCCAGGCAGAATCAGTGAGTTTGATCGGAGATTTTAACCATTGGGATCCAGAGTCCGATTTTTTGATCAAGGAAAGGAATGGAACCTTCAGGGTTGTGAAGAAGTTAAAGCCAGGCGAATACCAATACAACTTCTTAGTCGATGGAAAGATCGTTGTGGATACTTATAATCCTCTTACAGTGTTAAGAGAAGACACAGGAGAGATCTCTTCTGCATTATTAGTTCCTACCAGAACCGGAGTTTTGGAAAGAAAGAAGATTGACCCCTAA
- the trxB gene encoding thioredoxin-disulfide reductase: protein MPHKVVIIGSGPAGHTAAIYAARANLNPVMYEGFMAGGIAAGGQLTTTTEVENFPGFPEGIDGTQLTNLFRAQSEKYGTKIITQTITKVDFSKRPFRIWSDDELIEAETVIIATGATAKRMFIPGEDSYWQKGISACAVCDGALPIYRNKELAVVGGGDSAVEEAAHLTKFASKVYLIHRRDSLRASKIMQKRATTHPKIEIIWNTAVEGAQGNGNQLTSLSVKELTTGKTKDLAVGGLFYAIGHKPNTEIFEGQLDLDETGYIKTVPGTTRTSVEGVFAAGDVQDKTYRQAITAAGSGCMAALEAERWLEAQEG, encoded by the coding sequence ATGCCCCATAAAGTAGTCATCATTGGATCCGGTCCTGCGGGTCATACGGCAGCAATTTATGCAGCCAGAGCGAATTTGAACCCTGTTATGTACGAAGGATTTATGGCAGGGGGAATTGCCGCAGGTGGACAGCTCACCACCACCACCGAGGTGGAAAATTTCCCAGGCTTTCCGGAAGGAATTGATGGGACTCAACTTACGAATTTGTTCCGTGCTCAATCTGAAAAATACGGCACTAAAATTATTACACAAACAATCACCAAAGTAGACTTCTCCAAAAGACCTTTCCGAATTTGGTCAGACGATGAATTGATTGAAGCAGAAACTGTAATCATCGCAACAGGCGCCACTGCAAAAAGAATGTTCATCCCTGGTGAAGATTCTTATTGGCAAAAAGGAATTTCTGCATGTGCAGTTTGTGACGGTGCACTTCCAATTTACAGAAACAAAGAATTAGCTGTTGTAGGTGGAGGAGATTCCGCAGTAGAAGAAGCGGCTCACTTAACTAAGTTTGCATCTAAAGTATATTTGATCCACAGAAGAGATTCATTAAGAGCTTCTAAGATCATGCAAAAAAGAGCGACTACTCATCCTAAGATAGAAATTATCTGGAATACTGCAGTAGAAGGTGCACAAGGAAATGGAAACCAACTCACTTCCCTTTCCGTCAAAGAGCTTACCACTGGAAAAACCAAAGACCTTGCTGTGGGCGGTTTGTTCTACGCGATCGGTCATAAGCCTAATACTGAAATTTTCGAAGGTCAATTGGATCTGGATGAAACAGGTTATATCAAAACTGTTCCAGGCACAACTCGCACAAGTGTAGAAGGCGTGTTTGCTGCAGGAGATGTTCAAGACAAAACATATCGCCAAGCGATCACTGCTGCTGGTTCCGGATGTATGGCTGCTTTGGAAGCAGAAAGATGGCTAGAAGCTCAGGAAGGGTAA
- a CDS encoding LA_2490 family SGNH/GDSL-type esterase, translating into MDFAKKSFFGLVFLILIFLGTEAGLVLLRSPSLQYYRDLKLIHSFHPDYYVALEPGESKYVSHFAGKWEGQFSINSLGLRGKEEPIPGKPKLLCLGDSLVMGFGVGDSDTFCQLLDGIELKGEARQALNLGVDAYGSRGSYYRLKDISAKLDNVKEVLFFISPNDFDMPETLAKKGILPDDQTDAIREKDPNYARNFKLQFILTRISYTLQALKLAYEQIQVTFAVTKLSVCKELDSAGFYRCRLLDGDQIPPEPKQASGNLVSYFESSFFRPVKKPNCDSDITPTSAVFGAMCPESVPAHVSCVDSAPSFETLPVLPDLTQEYYQKMIDLAKERGFKLVPVILPIQIEEIYCYNNGKYHPLENYATRASAFFEKRGVKVLRFKKETGSMCGFDQNGKKFGILDHYIPEDGHFTKRGNIWAAESLKAKLKETDLAL; encoded by the coding sequence ATGGATTTCGCCAAAAAATCGTTTTTCGGCCTAGTTTTTTTGATACTAATCTTCCTCGGAACCGAAGCCGGCTTGGTTCTATTACGCAGTCCTTCTCTCCAATATTATAGAGATCTCAAACTCATCCATAGTTTTCATCCGGATTATTACGTAGCCTTAGAGCCAGGCGAATCCAAATATGTAAGCCATTTCGCAGGCAAATGGGAAGGCCAATTTAGCATCAACTCACTAGGCCTTAGAGGAAAAGAAGAACCAATCCCAGGAAAACCAAAACTTCTATGTTTAGGGGATAGTTTGGTAATGGGATTTGGAGTAGGCGATTCTGATACATTCTGCCAACTCTTAGATGGGATCGAATTAAAGGGAGAAGCGAGACAGGCCTTAAATCTAGGAGTGGACGCCTACGGATCCAGAGGTTCTTATTACAGACTCAAAGATATCTCGGCAAAATTGGATAATGTAAAAGAAGTATTATTTTTCATTTCTCCGAACGATTTCGATATGCCGGAAACGCTTGCAAAAAAAGGGATCTTACCTGATGACCAAACAGACGCAATCAGAGAAAAAGATCCGAACTACGCCAGAAATTTTAAATTACAATTTATTTTAACAAGAATTTCTTATACACTCCAAGCACTCAAACTTGCTTACGAGCAGATCCAAGTTACATTTGCGGTTACTAAATTATCCGTTTGTAAAGAATTGGATTCAGCTGGATTCTATAGATGTCGCTTATTGGATGGAGACCAAATTCCTCCTGAACCTAAACAAGCTTCTGGGAATTTAGTTTCTTATTTTGAGTCTTCCTTTTTTAGACCAGTTAAAAAGCCAAATTGTGATTCAGATATAACTCCAACTTCAGCAGTATTTGGAGCGATGTGCCCTGAATCAGTGCCGGCTCATGTTTCTTGTGTGGATTCGGCTCCTTCTTTCGAAACTCTTCCGGTTTTACCTGACCTCACTCAAGAATATTATCAAAAGATGATAGATCTTGCCAAGGAAAGAGGATTTAAACTGGTTCCGGTTATTCTACCTATCCAAATAGAAGAGATCTATTGTTATAATAATGGAAAATACCATCCTTTAGAAAATTATGCAACTCGTGCTTCTGCATTTTTTGAAAAGCGAGGAGTGAAAGTTTTACGTTTTAAAAAGGAAACTGGGTCGATGTGTGGTTTTGACCAGAATGGTAAAAAATTCGGAATATTAGATCATTATATCCCAGAAGACGGGCATTTTACTAAAAGAGGAAATATTTGGGCGGCGGAATCTCTCAAGGCCAAATTGAAGGAGACTGATCTTGCTCTTTAA
- a CDS encoding MBOAT family O-acyltransferase, translating into MLFNSLHYLFFAPIVILVYFLVPSRFQKLWLLVTSLYFYAVFRVPFILLLIYSIAITYFCTLWMDKSESRFGKLFFLNIAIWGNLSLLYFFKYLDFSFTVWNTILGLVPCEPYYAYPSGILLPMGISFFTLQAIAYAVDVYHKKVKRAESLFQFGLFLSFFPQLVAGPIIRAQDMLHQFLDTYTFKKENLLPGIRQLAWGLFKKTFVADPIAAVIDPVFADPLHYGWFSLAVTGSLYIIQMYCDFSGYSDVAIGTGRIMGFHIPINFRQPFLSQTVSEFWRRWHISFSSWLKEYVYIFLGGNKKGISRTYINLFLTTFVSGIWHGADWNFVVWGFVHASLMVIERFAFSFERIKNYWDKIPGTIKVAYPFTIFGISMYFFRARPVEGIGNSVQVGWAMVSRMFSGVEGDFLPVPLSVLSTAFILMLGDYLMEKETPWAKKLFENRVWVYGISAILISICFILYSVTVSAPFLYFQF; encoded by the coding sequence TTGCTCTTTAATTCCCTTCATTATTTATTTTTCGCACCCATAGTTATCTTAGTTTATTTTCTGGTGCCTTCCAGATTTCAAAAACTTTGGCTACTCGTAACTAGCTTATATTTTTACGCAGTTTTTAGAGTTCCATTCATCTTATTACTCATCTATTCGATTGCGATCACGTATTTCTGTACGCTTTGGATGGATAAATCTGAATCCAGATTTGGAAAATTATTTTTCCTGAATATAGCCATTTGGGGAAACTTATCTCTACTTTACTTCTTTAAATATTTGGATTTCTCTTTTACTGTTTGGAATACGATCCTCGGACTTGTTCCATGTGAACCATATTACGCTTATCCATCCGGGATATTATTGCCGATGGGGATTTCGTTTTTTACTCTGCAGGCGATTGCATATGCAGTAGACGTATATCATAAAAAAGTAAAAAGAGCTGAGAGTTTATTTCAGTTTGGATTATTCTTAAGTTTCTTCCCACAATTGGTAGCGGGTCCGATCATTCGTGCCCAGGATATGCTCCACCAATTCCTGGACACATATACATTCAAAAAAGAAAATTTATTACCAGGGATCAGACAACTGGCCTGGGGACTTTTCAAAAAAACATTTGTAGCTGATCCAATTGCAGCAGTTATCGATCCAGTATTTGCAGATCCTCTTCATTACGGTTGGTTTTCTTTAGCAGTCACAGGTTCCTTATACATCATCCAAATGTATTGTGACTTTTCCGGATATTCAGATGTAGCCATCGGAACCGGAAGGATTATGGGCTTCCATATCCCGATCAACTTCAGACAACCATTTCTTTCTCAAACAGTTTCCGAATTCTGGAGACGTTGGCATATTTCATTCAGCTCTTGGTTGAAAGAATATGTGTACATCTTCTTAGGTGGAAATAAAAAAGGGATCTCCAGAACTTATATCAACTTATTCCTTACAACATTCGTGAGCGGGATCTGGCATGGAGCAGATTGGAATTTCGTAGTCTGGGGATTTGTTCACGCAAGTTTAATGGTGATCGAAAGATTCGCATTCTCTTTTGAACGGATTAAAAATTATTGGGATAAGATCCCAGGCACTATCAAAGTAGCTTATCCATTCACTATATTCGGAATTTCCATGTATTTCTTCCGAGCAAGGCCAGTCGAAGGTATTGGCAATAGTGTCCAAGTGGGTTGGGCAATGGTAAGCAGAATGTTCTCAGGAGTTGAAGGCGACTTCTTGCCAGTACCGTTATCCGTACTTTCTACAGCATTTATATTAATGCTCGGCGATTACCTGATGGAAAAGGAAACTCCTTGGGCCAAAAAACTTTTCGAGAATCGAGTCTGGGTTTATGGGATCTCGGCTATTCTGATCTCTATCTGTTTTATCTTATATAGTGTGACTGTTAGCGCGCCTTTCTTGTATTTCCAATTTTAA
- a CDS encoding LA_2486 family SGNH/GDSL-type esterase, which yields MREITYARKIRFQFLLYSVFLFFLLEAVFRLPYFPSVQFRLADKKLHCLQTSLDLYSIPWMRLCSNQSLDLYHPEKNIRYHVSTDFKGERFTSATSGNNNRSLSSGPPEIWILGDSVALGYLVNDQESLPWALDSIFQEKKNQKIIRNLGVDALGSFGIQERLEGILEYSPPPIVAYWIYHISDFTDSYRELELQNSGRKRIFVRVSYFLSKYSAVFNALKIIYEKYKPESADNLVIPSSGSVLGADHPHRKAALSLFTFVKEKKIPLVLVFLPEPNEKYEPVVDSALVKEVRQIAIDSKIPVLDLQQPIYDFWKEGNQEIFLPKDGHPNPTLYRFIAEEIAKSMRQ from the coding sequence ATGAGAGAAATTACCTACGCCCGAAAGATCCGTTTTCAGTTTTTATTATATTCTGTTTTTCTATTTTTTCTTTTAGAAGCCGTATTCAGACTTCCCTATTTTCCTTCCGTTCAATTCAGATTGGCTGATAAAAAACTTCACTGCCTCCAAACTTCCTTAGATCTATATTCGATTCCTTGGATGAGGCTTTGTTCGAATCAAAGTTTGGATTTATATCATCCTGAAAAAAATATTCGATATCATGTTTCTACTGATTTTAAAGGAGAAAGGTTTACCTCTGCAACTTCTGGAAACAATAATCGCAGTTTGAGTTCCGGACCTCCTGAAATTTGGATTTTAGGAGATTCTGTTGCTTTAGGATATTTGGTGAATGATCAGGAAAGCCTTCCCTGGGCTTTAGATTCAATTTTCCAAGAAAAGAAAAATCAGAAAATAATTAGAAATTTAGGAGTGGATGCACTTGGAAGTTTCGGGATACAAGAAAGGTTAGAAGGAATTTTAGAATATTCTCCTCCTCCTATCGTTGCGTATTGGATATATCATATCTCTGATTTTACTGATTCCTATAGAGAACTAGAATTACAAAATTCTGGGAGAAAGAGAATATTCGTCCGAGTTTCCTATTTCCTTTCCAAATACAGTGCTGTATTTAACGCATTGAAAATTATTTATGAAAAGTATAAGCCAGAATCTGCGGACAATTTAGTAATTCCTTCCAGCGGTTCCGTTTTAGGTGCAGATCATCCTCATAGAAAAGCAGCTCTTTCTTTATTTACATTTGTAAAAGAGAAGAAGATTCCTTTGGTTCTGGTTTTTCTTCCCGAACCGAACGAAAAGTATGAACCAGTAGTAGATTCAGCTTTAGTGAAGGAAGTCCGACAGATCGCAATCGATTCTAAAATTCCAGTGTTGGATCTCCAACAACCTATTTATGATTTTTGGAAGGAAGGAAATCAGGAAATTTTTCTTCCTAAAGACGGACATCCGAATCCAACCTTATATCGTTTTATCGCAGAAGAGATAGCGAAATCTATGCGGCAGTGA
- a CDS encoding tetratricopeptide repeat protein encodes MEMRQKFRYAIILLMSQFALNCDSSGELASRAREKEAQGNTAEALYYYDLALRENPENFTANKNLGILLAESGEAPGSAALYLEKARSKDPKNPEILLYLLEIYLLAGSRDETETVLRGFSESWDKDRESLAKFLSSCILDSKKNVSERKRFQENRIPESNPASKRLFELCGKKIYEETLGK; translated from the coding sequence ATGGAAATGAGACAGAAGTTCCGATACGCCATAATTTTGCTTATGTCCCAATTTGCTTTGAATTGCGATTCCTCGGGAGAGTTAGCAAGTAGAGCTAGAGAAAAAGAAGCACAAGGCAACACCGCAGAGGCATTATATTATTACGATTTAGCTCTTAGAGAAAATCCTGAAAATTTTACAGCGAATAAAAATTTAGGAATTCTTTTAGCAGAAAGCGGAGAAGCACCAGGATCCGCAGCGCTCTATCTAGAAAAAGCTCGATCAAAAGATCCTAAAAATCCTGAGATACTACTATATCTTTTGGAAATTTATCTATTAGCTGGGTCCAGAGATGAGACCGAAACCGTTTTGAGAGGATTTTCTGAGAGTTGGGACAAGGACAGGGAGAGTCTCGCCAAATTTTTAAGCTCTTGTATCCTAGATTCTAAGAAGAATGTTTCAGAAAGAAAACGTTTTCAGGAGAATCGGATCCCTGAATCAAATCCGGCTTCCAAAAGATTGTTTGAACTCTGTGGAAAAAAAATCTACGAGGAAACTTTAGGTAAATGA
- the xerD gene encoding site-specific tyrosine recombinase XerD: MTSSHKNLLQNFQEYLSVEKGLSDNSIYSYGYDLNKFKNFLEKEHLDFLEVQANDIVRFLNEERNRKISAKTIAREVVAIRQFYKFLKDEKKLDSNPTEKIETPEVMRSIPDYLTQEEIEELFTVIKEDNLYELRDKCIFELLYSSGLRISEACNLRLTDMDMSGMTLTVEGKGGRQRLVPFGEKSLDILNRYLKQSRPYILKNRNCDYLFVSKKGSFINRKSVWRLLNHYIKRTNIKKKVTPHTLRHSFATHLLENHADLKSVQELLGHIDISTTQIYTHMANKTLKEVHKKFHPRG; the protein is encoded by the coding sequence GTGACATCTTCTCATAAGAATCTACTGCAAAATTTTCAAGAATACCTCTCGGTTGAGAAGGGTCTGAGCGACAATTCCATTTACTCGTATGGATACGATCTAAACAAGTTTAAGAATTTCCTCGAAAAAGAACATCTCGACTTCCTTGAAGTCCAGGCGAACGACATAGTTCGTTTCTTGAACGAAGAAAGGAATCGTAAAATTTCTGCAAAGACGATCGCTCGCGAAGTGGTTGCCATCCGCCAATTTTATAAATTTCTAAAAGACGAAAAGAAGCTGGATTCAAATCCAACGGAGAAGATTGAAACTCCGGAAGTGATGAGATCCATCCCTGATTATCTGACTCAGGAAGAGATCGAAGAATTATTCACTGTGATCAAAGAAGATAACCTCTACGAACTCAGAGACAAATGTATTTTTGAACTTTTATATTCTTCCGGATTAAGAATTTCGGAAGCATGTAACCTAAGATTGACTGATATGGATATGTCTGGAATGACTCTTACTGTAGAAGGTAAGGGTGGAAGACAAAGACTAGTTCCATTCGGTGAAAAGTCTTTGGACATTCTGAATCGTTACTTAAAACAAAGCAGACCTTATATTCTGAAAAACAGAAATTGTGATTATCTTTTTGTTTCCAAAAAAGGATCTTTCATCAATAGAAAATCTGTTTGGAGACTTCTGAACCATTATATCAAAAGAACAAACATCAAGAAAAAAGTAACTCCTCATACTTTGAGACACTCTTTCGCGACCCATTTGTTAGAAAATCACGCAGATCTAAAATCGGTTCAGGAACTTTTGGGACATATCGATATTTCGACTACCCAAATCTACACTCATATGGCGAATAAAACTCTAAAGGAAGTTCATAAGAAATTCCATCCTAGAGGATAA
- a CDS encoding ATP-binding protein yields MAEIKKTDYSNQFRIQVPSHPRYVTVARNFVYNLARESGFSLYDAADLKLAVGECLLNVIKHAYLGKTNYPIFIEVTILENRMEVRIRDFGVQKNISEIRGYDPGDYREEGIGLYLVRKLTDHFYIDQSGKGNRLILTKMK; encoded by the coding sequence TTGGCCGAGATTAAAAAAACCGACTATTCGAATCAATTTCGAATACAAGTTCCTTCCCATCCGCGTTACGTGACTGTAGCGCGGAACTTCGTTTATAATCTAGCAAGAGAATCTGGATTTTCCCTCTACGATGCTGCCGATCTGAAATTGGCAGTGGGGGAATGCCTTTTGAATGTGATCAAACACGCGTATCTTGGAAAAACGAATTATCCCATTTTTATAGAAGTCACCATACTCGAAAATCGTATGGAAGTCCGGATCAGGGATTTTGGAGTTCAGAAAAATATTTCCGAGATCAGAGGGTATGATCCAGGAGATTATAGGGAAGAAGGGATCGGGCTCTACCTGGTCAGAAAACTGACGGATCATTTTTATATAGACCAATCCGGAAAAGGGAATCGCCTGATTCTCACAAAAATGAAATAA
- a CDS encoding LA_2478/LA_2722/LA_4182 family protein, translating into MLSITQMKLISILVFSIFILSCRKGPSLSKEEVKSLSQNYIKELCKKNLECSAQYLETLPSGEQSAAKSGFSSLDQCMTEQSNQSILPDDYEKVTDQQIGKVKLCMDDLLKTPCSEMEQAGGIPSCRDLFPDGN; encoded by the coding sequence ATGCTTTCGATAACCCAAATGAAATTAATTTCCATACTAGTATTTTCGATCTTTATTCTTTCTTGCAGAAAGGGACCATCCTTGTCCAAAGAAGAAGTGAAGAGCTTAAGCCAAAACTATATTAAAGAGTTATGTAAAAAGAATTTAGAATGTTCTGCTCAGTATCTTGAAACACTTCCTTCCGGAGAGCAGAGTGCGGCTAAGTCTGGATTTTCGTCCCTAGACCAATGTATGACAGAACAAAGTAACCAGTCCATTCTCCCTGATGACTATGAAAAAGTAACAGATCAGCAGATTGGAAAAGTGAAACTTTGTATGGACGATCTTCTTAAAACTCCTTGTTCTGAAATGGAGCAGGCGGGCGGGATCCCATCTTGCAGGGATTTGTTTCCGGACGGAAATTAA
- a CDS encoding DUF342 domain-containing protein — translation MSDSIRNFTESLLKDLEENENGFFKVENLDGLAYLTIFPAGKKGKEVEYREILKRLDVFKISGIAEDEIKRILKTKDSEPHLIGKWPGKPEASSLDLKISEDKMTVYGILHPPKFGGKLLTRDEVLSQLQTNGIVFGIIEESVLKLSQAEDYGKRTLVAQGESPIPGKDGDIRILFQHPGTPTLEEDEFGRVDFKNIQIIQSVKKNQKLAEKVSPSPGKPGKNVKGEVLPFEEGKLAEWKLGPNVKISEDGNLVQSLIDGRPLVDRFGVIRVDEVCLLENVDFSTGNINFPGTIIVEESIADGFTLETDGSIIVKKSVGKVFLKAKGDIVLSGGFMGRNGGMIESGSDIYAKFIEQGKMIAKNSIFIEEAAMHSELIAGESVVVRGGRGEIIGGQCVAGKMITCTKLGAIVETRTVLSCGMPPELLSELEGLKSEIRKNQDILKKVDTSIQKLSDDSQRRSLSPEEKDSLPKLQAIRQKYSSILENLFAQEQSAILSFDPDKNSFIEVEREIFPGVEANLGRNKKFSVKLKEIPGPSFLYLGGDGQIAHSKVKPKRLGLLQEESSESESSAD, via the coding sequence ATGAGCGATTCGATCCGCAATTTTACAGAATCACTATTAAAAGATCTAGAAGAGAACGAGAACGGATTTTTCAAGGTGGAAAATCTGGACGGACTCGCATATCTCACCATCTTCCCCGCAGGAAAAAAAGGAAAAGAAGTAGAATATCGCGAAATTCTAAAACGACTAGATGTATTTAAAATTTCAGGAATTGCTGAAGATGAAATTAAACGTATTTTAAAGACCAAAGACTCAGAACCACATCTGATCGGAAAATGGCCAGGCAAACCGGAAGCATCTAGCCTGGACCTGAAAATTTCAGAAGATAAAATGACAGTCTATGGAATTCTTCACCCACCTAAATTCGGCGGAAAATTATTAACTAGGGACGAAGTCCTATCTCAACTCCAAACCAATGGGATCGTTTTTGGAATTATAGAAGAATCAGTACTCAAACTTTCTCAAGCAGAAGATTACGGAAAAAGAACCCTAGTCGCTCAAGGAGAATCTCCTATTCCTGGAAAAGATGGAGATATTCGGATCTTATTCCAACACCCTGGCACACCTACTTTAGAAGAAGACGAATTCGGGAGAGTAGACTTCAAAAATATTCAGATCATCCAAAGTGTGAAGAAGAACCAAAAATTGGCTGAAAAAGTTTCACCATCTCCAGGTAAACCAGGCAAAAACGTAAAAGGAGAAGTACTCCCATTCGAAGAAGGTAAATTAGCAGAATGGAAATTAGGTCCTAATGTTAAAATTTCAGAAGATGGGAATTTAGTACAGTCGCTTATAGACGGTCGACCTTTAGTAGATCGTTTCGGAGTCATTCGTGTGGACGAAGTTTGTTTACTGGAGAATGTAGACTTCTCCACCGGAAACATAAACTTTCCTGGCACAATCATTGTAGAAGAATCAATTGCAGATGGTTTTACTCTCGAAACAGACGGCTCCATCATAGTTAAAAAATCAGTAGGTAAAGTTTTCCTAAAAGCAAAAGGAGATATCGTTCTTTCCGGAGGATTTATGGGAAGAAACGGTGGAATGATTGAATCAGGTTCCGATATCTATGCAAAATTTATAGAACAAGGAAAGATGATCGCTAAAAATTCGATCTTCATCGAAGAAGCGGCGATGCACTCAGAACTGATTGCTGGAGAATCCGTGGTAGTCAGAGGTGGAAGAGGAGAAATCATCGGAGGCCAATGTGTCGCAGGTAAAATGATTACCTGCACTAAACTAGGTGCAATCGTAGAGACTCGAACTGTGCTTAGTTGTGGAATGCCACCTGAACTTCTTTCTGAATTAGAAGGCCTAAAATCAGAGATCCGTAAAAATCAGGATATATTAAAAAAAGTTGATACAAGTATCCAAAAACTAAGCGACGATTCCCAAAGAAGAAGTTTGAGCCCTGAAGAAAAAGACAGTTTACCTAAACTTCAAGCAATTCGTCAAAAGTACAGTTCTATCCTGGAAAACCTATTTGCTCAGGAACAATCAGCAATCCTATCTTTCGATCCTGATAAAAATTCATTTATAGAAGTAGAAAGAGAAATTTTCCCAGGTGTAGAAGCAAACCTTGGTAGAAATAAAAAGTTCAGCGTAAAACTAAAAGAAATCCCAGGTCCTTCTTTCTTATACTTAGGAGGAGATGGACAGATCGCTCATTCTAAGGTAAAACCTAAACGACTCGGACTTTTACAGGAAGAATCTTCAGAATCTGAATCTTCCGCAGATTAA
- a CDS encoding LIC_11485 family protein has product MAFNPFSILTNIRVSIDQVLGNLPPKVVKAIGTAALSLAVLVAMVLGWFSFQKGLALAGEEDQAKELDRKALFLEDIEREYNRKRKDVRWSDPSYSESGSSSLDIERYSLEKPKMDPSSPKPELEESDTIRNSKMKDGDSRVFFPTENERPAREDLAPSDKSSDSPRLEPSTKQPNRDIPAEKEESRLSRPPRKEQRPRGE; this is encoded by the coding sequence ATGGCATTCAATCCATTCTCCATCCTAACTAATATCAGGGTCTCGATCGACCAGGTTCTGGGAAATCTCCCTCCAAAAGTGGTAAAGGCGATCGGAACCGCAGCACTCAGTTTGGCGGTCCTGGTAGCGATGGTTCTCGGCTGGTTCAGTTTCCAAAAAGGTTTAGCATTGGCGGGAGAAGAAGATCAGGCCAAAGAACTGGATCGTAAGGCTTTATTTTTAGAAGATATAGAAAGAGAATATAACCGGAAAAGAAAGGATGTTAGATGGAGCGACCCTTCTTACTCAGAATCCGGAAGTTCTTCCTTGGATATCGAAAGATATTCTTTGGAAAAACCGAAGATGGACCCTTCTTCCCCAAAACCTGAGTTGGAAGAATCAGACACAATCCGCAATTCTAAAATGAAAGATGGGGATTCACGGGTTTTCTTTCCTACTGAAAATGAAAGACCTGCTCGCGAAGATTTAGCTCCGAGCGATAAAAGCTCAGATTCTCCTAGACTGGAACCAAGCACAAAACAACCTAACAGAGATATTCCCGCAGAAAAGGAAGAATCCAGGTTGAGCCGCCCTCCTAGAAAAGAACAAAGGCCTAGGGGAGAATGA